A genomic region of Prionailurus bengalensis isolate Pbe53 chromosome D1, Fcat_Pben_1.1_paternal_pri, whole genome shotgun sequence contains the following coding sequences:
- the INTS5 gene encoding integrator complex subunit 5: MSALCDPPGAPGPPGPAPATHGPAPLSAQELSQEIKAFLTGVDPILGHQLSAREHARCGLLLLRSLPPARAAVLDHLRGVFDESVRAHLAALDESPVAGPPHLRPPPPSHVPAGGPGLEDVVQEVQQVLSEFIRANPKAWAPVISAWSIDLMGQLSSTYSGQHQRVPHATGSLNELLQLWMGCRATRTLMDIYVQCLSALIGSCPDACVDALLDTSVQHSPHFDWVVAHIGSSFPGTIISRVLSCGLKDFCVHGGAGGGAGGSGGSSSQTPSIDPFPGSPAIPGEKRVPKIASVVGILGHLASRHGDSIRRELLRMFHDSLAGGTGGRSGDPSLQATVPFLLQLAVMSPALLGTVSGELVDCLKPPAVLSQLQQHLQGFPREELDNMLNLAVHLVSQASGAGAYRLLQFLVDTAMPASVITTQGLAVPDTVREACDRLIQLLLLHLQKLVHHRGGSPGEGVLGPPPPPRPVPFLDALRNHVGELCGETLRLERKRFLWQHQLLGLLSVYTRPSCGPEALGHLLSRARSPEELSLATQLYAGLVVSLSGLLPLAFRSCLARVHAGTLQPPFTARFLRNLALLVGWEQQGGEGPAALGARFGESASAHLSDLAPLLLHPEEEVAEAAASLLAICPFPQEALSPSQLLGLVRAGVHRFFASLRLHGPPGVASASQLLTRLSQTSPAGLKAVLQLLVEGALHRGNTELFGGEVDRDNETLSVVSAPLASASLLDTNRRHTAAVPGPGGIWSVFHAGVIGRGLKPPKFVQSRDQQEVIYNTQSLLSLLVHCCSAPGGTECGGCWGTPTLSPEAAKAVAVTLVESVCPDAAGAELAWPPEEHARATVERDLRIGRRFREQPLLFELLKLVAAAPPALCYCSVLLRGLLAALLGHWEASRHPDTAHSPWHLEASCTLVAVMAEGSLLPPALGNMHEVFSQLAPFEVRLLLLSVWGFLREHGPLPQKFIFQSERGRFIRDFSREGGGEGGPHLAVLHSVLHRNIDRLGLFSGRFQAPSPSTLLRQGT; encoded by the exons ATGTCCGCGTTGTGCGACCCTCCCGGGGCCCCAGGGCCTCCCGGGCCTGCCCCGGCCACCCACGGTCCCGCGCCGCTCAG tGCTCAAGAGCTGTCCCAGGAAATCAAGGCTTTTCTGACTGGCGTGGACCCTATTCTGGGCCACCAACTCTCGGCCCGGGAACATGCTCGCTGTGGCCTTCTCCTGCTCCGCTCTTTGCCACCGGCTCGGGCCGCCGTGCTTGACCACTTGCGAGGCGTCTTTGATGAGAGCGTCCGGGCCCACCTGGCTGCCTTGGACGAAAGCCCTGTGGCTGGCCCCCCTCACCTCcgtccacccccaccctcccacgtCCCTGCTGGGGGACCTGGTCTAGAAGATGTGGTGCAGGAAGTGCAGCAGGTGCTGTCTGAGTTTATCCGGGCCAACCCGAAGGCCTGGGCACCTGTGATTAGCGCGTGGTCCATTGACCTCATGGGGCAGCTGAGCAGCACATACTCAGGCCAGCACCAGCGTGTGCCCCATGCCACTGGCTCCCTCAACGAATTGCTGCAGCTGTGGATGGGCTGCCGGGCCACCCGCACATTAATGGACATCTATGTTCAGTGTCTCTCAGCTCTCATTGGTAGTTGCCCAGATGCCTGCGTGGATGCCTTGCTGGATACCTCTGTCCAGCATTCCCCACACTTCGACTGGGTTGTGGCCCATATTGGCTCCTCTTTTCCTGGCACCATCATCTCCCGAGTTCTCTCCTGTGGCCTTAAGGATTTCTGTGTTCACggtggggctggaggtggagCTGGTGGCAGTGGTGGAAGCTCTTCTCAAACCCCCTCTATAGACCCCTTTCCTGGATCTCCTGCTATCCCTGGGGAGAAACGGGTGCCCAAGATTGCCTCAGTTGTAGGCATCCTAGGGCACCTGGCCTCCCGCCACGGAGACAGCATCCGACGGGAGCTTCTGCGAATGTTCCATGATAGCCTGGCAGGGGGCACTGGGGGCCGGAGTGGGGACCCCTCCCTTCAGGCCACAGTCCCCTTCCTACTGCAGCTGGCGGTCATGTCACCAGCTTTGCTGGGCACGGTCTCTGGAGAGCTGGTGGACTGCCTTAAGCCCCCAGCCGTGCTGAGCCAGCTGCAGCAGCACCTGCAGGGATTCCCCCGAGAGGAGCTGGACAACATGCTGAACCTGGCTGTGCACCTGGTGAGCCAGGCCTCTGGGGCAGGTGCCTACCGCCTGTTGCAGTTCCTGGTGGACACAGCCATGCCTGCCTCAGTCATTACCACCCAAGGCCTggctgtgccagacactgtgcgtGAGGCCTGTGACCGGCTGATCCAGCTGCTGCTTCTGCACTTGCAAAAACTGGTTCATCACCGGGGAGGGTCGCCTGGGGAAGGGGTGCTGggtccgcccccacccccccgccctgtGCCCTTTCTAGATGCGCTAAGAAACCACGTCGGAGAGCTGTGTGGAGAGACATTACGATTGGAACGGAAGCGCTTCCTCTGGCAACACCAGCTCCTGGGCCTGCTCTCTGTCTATACTCGGCCTAGCTGTGGACCTGAGGCCTTAGGCCATCTCCTGAGCCGGGCCCGAAGCCCTGAAGAATTGAGTCTGGCCACCCAATTATATGCGGGGCTGGTGGTCAGTCTGTCTGGCCTCCTGCCTCTGGCTTTCCGAAGCTGCCTGGCTCGGGTGCATGCAGGGACTTTGCAGCCTCCCTTCACTGCCCGGTTCCTGCGCAACTTGGCACTGCTAGTCGGGTGGGAACAGCAGGGTGGTGAGGGCCCTGCAGCCCTAGGGGCCCGGTTTGGGGAGTCTGCGTCAGCCCATTTGTCTGACCTGGCTCCTCTCCTGCTACATCCTGAGGAGGAAGTAGCTGAAgctgctgcctccctcctggccATCTGTCCCTTTCCTCAAGAAGCCCTGTCCCCCTCCCAACTCCTGGGACTGGTGAGAGCTGGAGTGCATCGCTTCTTTGCCTCTCTGAGGCTGCATGGCCCCCCAGGTGTGGCTTCGGCCTCTCAGCTTCTTACCCGCCTCTCTCAGACCTCTCCAGCTGGGCTCAAGGCTGTCTTGCAGCTGCTAGTCGAGGGAGCCTTACATCGGGGCAACACAGAACTGTTTGGAGGGGAAGTGGACAGGGACAATGAGACTCTTTCAGTTGTCTCCGCTCCTTTGGCTTCTGCCTCCCTGTTGGACACGAACCGGCGGCACACTGCAGCCGTGCCAGGTCCTGGAGGGATTTGGTCAGTTTTCCACGCTGGAGTCATCGGTCGTGGCCTAAAGCCACCCAAGTTTGTGCAGTCGCGAGATCAGCAGGAAGTGATCTATAACACCCAGAGCCTCCTCAGCCTCCTGGTGCACTGCTGCAGTGCCCCCGGGGGGACTGAAtgtgggggctgctgggggaCTCCCACCCTGAGCCCGGAGGCAGCCAAAGCAGTGGCAGTGACGTTAGTGGAGAGTGTGTGTCCTGATGCAGCTGGTGCTGAGCTAGCCTGGCCCCCTGAGGAGCATGCCCGGGCCACCGTGGAGCGGGATCTCCGCATTGGCCGGCGCTTCCGGGAACAGCCCCTGCTCTTTGAGCTGTTAAAGCTGGTAGCAGCTGCTCCCCCAGCCCTGTGCTACTGCTCCGTGCTCCTGCGGGGGCTACTGGCCGCCCTCTTGGGTCATTGGGAAGCCTCTCGCCACCCTGATACAGCTCACTCCCCTTGGCACCTGGAGGCATCCTGCACCCTGGTAGCAGTCATGGCTGAGGGAAGCCTCCTGCCACCAGCCCTGGGGAATATGCACGAGGTATTTAGCCAACTGGCACCTTTCGAAGTGCGTCTGCTGCTGCTCAGTGTCTGGGGCTTTCTCCGGGAGCATGGGCCATTGCCCCAGAAATTCATCTTCCAGTCAGAGCGTGGTCGCTTCATCCGGGACTTCtccagggagggtgggggtgagggtggacCCCATCTCGCGGTTCTGCACAGTGTCCTCCACCGCAACATTGACCGCTTGGGGCTTTTCTCTGGCCGTTTCCAGGCACCTTCACCGTCCACTCTCCTTCGGCAGGGGACATAG